CGGAATAGAAACAATTTCAGTTTCCTTATTCTCTCCTGGCCAAGCACTACCAAACTTAACTTTTAATAATTCTGCTTGTTTTTCTATAATTGAGCAACCTTCTTTTATATCTTCAGTAATCACGTTACCTCCAAAAGGAATAACCGCCGTATGACGAATAATTCCATCTTTGAATATTGCTAAATCTGTTGTTCCTCCACCAATATCAATTAAAGCTACACCAGCTTCTTTTTCTTCTTGGCTCAATACAGCTGAAGCAGAAGCTAGAGGCTCTAATGTAATATCAGCTAACTCTAATCCTGCGCTTTTAACACATCGTCCAATATTTCTTATTGAAGAAACTTGTCCAACCACCACGTGAAAATTTGCTTCTAACCTACCTCCATACATTCCAATAGGTTCTTTTATTTCTGGTTGGCTATCAACTTTATATTCTTGTGGTAATACATGAATAATTTCTTCTCCAGGTAACATAACCAACTTATGTACTTGGCTTACCAAGTTTTCTATATCGTGCTCATCTATTACTACATCTGATTTTTCACGAGTAATATAATCGCTATGATGTAAACTTCTAATATGTTGCCCAGCAATACCTACTACAACATCATCTATTTTTTGCCCAGAAACACTTTGTGCTTCGTCAACAGCTTGTTGAATAGATTGTATTGTTTGGGTTATATTATTTACCACACCTCGTTTTACGCCTAAACTTTTAGCTTTTCCTATTCCTAAAACTTCCAGTTTACCGTATTCATTTTTACGCCCAATCATGGCAACAATCTTGGTTGTACCAATATCTAAACCAACTGCTATTTTATTGTTTTCCATACTATGATTGTTTTGTGCATACAACTTGGTTGTGATACTTTAAATTAATTACTTCATATTTATTAATAGACTTATCTATAAATGCTTTATTATAAAATGCTTTTAACTTTTCTATTTTCTTGTCAACATTTATAAACTTTCCAAAATGTATTTTATAATTACCGCTTCTAACCGAAAATCTATATTCGTTTTTAGCCGTCTTATCTATTGCTATAACTTCCTTCTCTAAAAAGTTGTCATTAGCGATTACATTTATTAACTCAGTAACTTCATCTATTTCATCTGGACTCCCCACACCAGATATTAAGGGCACCCTTGCAGAAAAATTTTTAGAAATTGGAATTTCAACCCCCTGTTTATCAACATAAAACGAACTATTCTTATTAACAATTCGAGCTAATGGCTTTCGCTGCTTGATTAGTGTTTTTAACACACCATCAACAGTCATGTAAACAGCTGCTTTTTCTACGTATGGGCTAGCAGAAACTTTTGTTTCTAGAAAGTGTAAATCTACTATTCTTTTTGCTTGGTTTTTAACAAAATCATTATTTTGTATTAACATTTTATCAACCAAACTGTGTGTCAGGAAATTATTATCTCCTGCCTCAAACTCCACGACAGTATTTTTGATTGTTTTTTCTCCATTTCTACTGGCTGTAAACCCATATAAAAATGCCAAAAACGTCAACAACAATAAAAAACCAATATATGTTATGAGTTTTTTCATCCAAAAATTTGATACTTTTTTTCTAAAACTTCTTTTACATCATTAACTAAAACACCAATATCACCTGCTCCTAATATCGTTACTATTTTTGCTGATGATTTTCGCACTTGATCACACAGCTCTTCTTTCGAAACGAGCTGTTTATTTTCTCCTTTAACTTTATCTAACAACCAAGATGACGTTACTCCTTCTATCGGTAATTCTCTCGCCGGATAAATATCTAGTAACAACAATTCATCAAACTTAGAAAGGGCTTCTGCAAAATCACCAGCAAAATCTTTTGTTCTGCTATATAAATGTGGTTGAAAAACAGCCAATACTCTTTCGTTCGGATACATCTCTCTTACCGAGTTTTCTACAGCATTTATTTCTGTTGGATGATGTGCATAATCGTCTATTAAAACAACTTCATTCGTTTTAATTTTATAAGAAAATCTTCTTTGAACTCCTTTAAAGCTTCTTAATTTATTTTTAACAACCTCTAATGAAACCCCATAAACATCAGCCATTGCTAAAGCGGCCAAGGCATTCATTACATTATGCTTTCCTGGCAAACTAAATTCTATATTTTTTACTTCGGATGTTGGTGTTACTACATCAAACACATACATTCCATTACTTACTCTTAAGTTGAACGCTTTATAGTCAGCGTTGGCTTCAATTGCATAAGTTAAACCTTCTAATGGTAATCCTTTTGCTACAATTATGGTTTCTGAAACCTTGGCTGCAAAATCTCTAAATGATTCTTGCAAAGCTTCACTTTCTCCATAAATATCCAAATGATCCGCATCCATAGAAGTTACACAAGCAATATTGGGAGATAATTGTAAAAACGAACGGTCAAATTCATCCGCTTCAACTACAGAGAGTTTATCTTCTCCTAAAATCAAATTAGATTGATAATTCTCGGTAATCCCACCTAAAAAAGCCGTTGCTTTCTCAGACTCCATAATATGACCTAAAATAGAAGAGGTGGTTGTTTTTCCATGCGTTCCTGCTACACCAAAACAAAAAGTATTCTTAGTTATTATCCCTAGTACCTCTGCTCTTTTTACTACAGAAAAATTGTTCTCTTTAAAATATGTCAATTCTTGATGAGTACTTGGGATAGCAGGAGTATAAACCACCAAGGTTTTCTCTTTATCTAAAAACGAAATTGGAATACTTTTTACAGCATCATCAAAATGAATCTCAATCCCAATTTCCTGCAATGCGTTTGTAATCAATGATGGAGTCTTATCATATCCTGCTACTTCTTTTCCATTCACAGAAAAATATCGTGCTATAGCACTCATTCCTATTCCACCTATTCCAACAAAGTAAATATTATGTATCTGATTTAAATCCACTAACTAATTAACTTTTCTATTTCGTTTACGATATCACTCGTAGCATTTGGCAATGCTAAGGTTTTAATATTCTCGCTTAAACTTTCTTGCTTTCCTTTATCTTTAAGAAGTGTTTCAAACACAATTGGAAATGTATTTAATTCACTTTCTTTTACTAAAATTGCTCCATGCTTATCAGCTATTGCTTTTGCATTTTTAGTTTGATGATCTTCTGCCACATTTGGAGAAGGAATAAAAATGGTTGGTTTCCCAACAATACACAATTCTGAAACTGAACTTGCCCCTGCTCTTGACACAACAAAATCTGCTGCTGCATAGGCTAAATCCATTCTATTTAAAAATTGATGTACTTGAACATCTTCTTTAGAATGTTGTTTGTATTCTTCATAGTACAACTTTCCACACTGCCATATAACTTGTATATTTTGCTCCTTAAAAAACCCTAACTCATGCGCTATTAACTCATTTATCTTTCTAGCTCCTAAACTCCCCCCTAAAACTAATACCGTTTTTCTGTTCGGATCTAATTTAAAAAACGTCTTCCCTTCTTCTGTTTTAGTATGTATAAACAATAAATCTTGACGAACTGGATTACCTGTTTTCTTTATCTTATCTGAAGGAAAAAACCTCTCCAAATTATCATACGCCACACATATTTTCCCCGCCTTCTTTCCTAGTAATTTATTGGTTATCCCTGGATATGAATTTTGTTCTTGAATTAAAGTTGGTATTCCCTTTTTATTCGCTACTATTAACGTTGGTCCACTTGCAAAACCACCTGTACCAATAGCTACATCTGGTTTAAATTTCCTTATAATCGTATTTGCCTTCCACAAACTACTCAACAACTTAAAAGGAAAACTCAAATTCTTTAATGTTATTTTCCTTTGAATCCCAGAAATCCACAATCCTTTAATATCGTACCCCGCCTGAGGTACTTTTTCCATCTCCATTTTATCTTTCGCTCCTACAAACAAAATTTTTACACTAGGATAACGAAGTTTTATTTCATTTGCTATTGCTATAGCCGGATAGATATGTCCTCCAGTTCCTCCTCCACTTATAATAACATTGATCGATTGCTTCATACGTCTTCGTTATTTATGATTTTGGTTATACGCAACGCTCTTTGTATTTCTACGATATAGATGTATATGTCTAGTCCAATGTTTCATGCAATATATCCAAAGGGTTATCATCTAATATCGTTTCTTCTGTTTCATTTTTAGATGCACTTACACTAAGAATCATTCCTAACGCAAAACAAGTCATCCAAATTGATGTTCCTCCACTACT
The sequence above is a segment of the Tenacibaculum sp. 190130A14a genome. Coding sequences within it:
- the murC gene encoding UDP-N-acetylmuramate--L-alanine ligase; amino-acid sequence: MDLNQIHNIYFVGIGGIGMSAIARYFSVNGKEVAGYDKTPSLITNALQEIGIEIHFDDAVKSIPISFLDKEKTLVVYTPAIPSTHQELTYFKENNFSVVKRAEVLGIITKNTFCFGVAGTHGKTTTSSILGHIMESEKATAFLGGITENYQSNLILGEDKLSVVEADEFDRSFLQLSPNIACVTSMDADHLDIYGESEALQESFRDFAAKVSETIIVAKGLPLEGLTYAIEANADYKAFNLRVSNGMYVFDVVTPTSEVKNIEFSLPGKHNVMNALAALAMADVYGVSLEVVKNKLRSFKGVQRRFSYKIKTNEVVLIDDYAHHPTEINAVENSVREMYPNERVLAVFQPHLYSRTKDFAGDFAEALSKFDELLLLDIYPARELPIEGVTSSWLLDKVKGENKQLVSKEELCDQVRKSSAKIVTILGAGDIGVLVNDVKEVLEKKYQIFG
- a CDS encoding cell division protein FtsQ/DivIB, which encodes MKKLITYIGFLLLLTFLAFLYGFTASRNGEKTIKNTVVEFEAGDNNFLTHSLVDKMLIQNNDFVKNQAKRIVDLHFLETKVSASPYVEKAAVYMTVDGVLKTLIKQRKPLARIVNKNSSFYVDKQGVEIPISKNFSARVPLISGVGSPDEIDEVTELINVIANDNFLEKEVIAIDKTAKNEYRFSVRSGNYKIHFGKFINVDKKIEKLKAFYNKAFIDKSINKYEVINLKYHNQVVCTKQS
- the ftsA gene encoding cell division protein FtsA; this translates as MENNKIAVGLDIGTTKIVAMIGRKNEYGKLEVLGIGKAKSLGVKRGVVNNITQTIQSIQQAVDEAQSVSGQKIDDVVVGIAGQHIRSLHHSDYITREKSDVVIDEHDIENLVSQVHKLVMLPGEEIIHVLPQEYKVDSQPEIKEPIGMYGGRLEANFHVVVGQVSSIRNIGRCVKSAGLELADITLEPLASASAVLSQEEKEAGVALIDIGGGTTDLAIFKDGIIRHTAVIPFGGNVITEDIKEGCSIIEKQAELLKVKFGSAWPGENKETEIVSIPGLRGREPKEITLKNLSKIIHARVQEIIEHVYLEIKNYGHETQKGKLIAGIVLTGGGSQLKHLRQLVEYITGMDVRIGYPNEHLAGDSDDVLSSPAYATAVGLLMEGLEKQDKEEAFEVVVEETKKEAIEEESNSIEEDTVVQKEQQQVQRPKSKSFFEKFTERFKEFLDNAE
- the murG gene encoding undecaprenyldiphospho-muramoylpentapeptide beta-N-acetylglucosaminyltransferase, yielding MKQSINVIISGGGTGGHIYPAIAIANEIKLRYPSVKILFVGAKDKMEMEKVPQAGYDIKGLWISGIQRKITLKNLSFPFKLLSSLWKANTIIRKFKPDVAIGTGGFASGPTLIVANKKGIPTLIQEQNSYPGITNKLLGKKAGKICVAYDNLERFFPSDKIKKTGNPVRQDLLFIHTKTEEGKTFFKLDPNRKTVLVLGGSLGARKINELIAHELGFFKEQNIQVIWQCGKLYYEEYKQHSKEDVQVHQFLNRMDLAYAAADFVVSRAGASSVSELCIVGKPTIFIPSPNVAEDHQTKNAKAIADKHGAILVKESELNTFPIVFETLLKDKGKQESLSENIKTLALPNATSDIVNEIEKLIS